In Myxococcus stipitatus, the following are encoded in one genomic region:
- the mtsD gene encoding cell-cell cohesion protein MtsD — protein MRRLVRLPLLAAGLLATGLLSCTDSMLEPRTEQQSNVDDRVMLQGRICTRPPNPSGFPVKVVVVIDESGSMCISDPPGAQRDSGFCQRAEVQAIIPPGVTEPARVRALKRLVSQFRDVNARGGNVQVSVAPFETNVRNVWPPVATGNRFARPDTNIDSYIDGLQSQLGKGTDYQGALSYAYSLIASDINAVSLSNPELLPRTRYVVVFLTDGTPYPRCSASDNLSVYASPDSPDLTWRDSLTDFCNATDPEDQIEGFEVGTDRNQNYQLFSYVRRLMELKEQNNVGDVRMHTVLLFNQEAVRACGPICQDIYGVYPGVPQAEYPAAAKKIASWLLKRFAELGNGVYQEFNDTREISNLGLGALDYSSFASRNVMKTLMVESLSSMPGLESRVVDSDGDGVPDDQDNSFALKTNPFIADSDRDCLDDGFETRRADQGFKADNDLDARGCDPNSPLTPRCTCRDTDGDGLSQFAEAYLRTRETIVDSDGDGIPDSIEARWGLNPLEPTVAGLDTDGDGLPDEVELRAGSDPTRRDRAFFEKNGYQYETRIAEVRPNGSICYDYTVSNLQMVTPPDRPGSPKQGFNLFRLWFAEAPESGVATDYGVWQAACAWAQYAPPSVRIPVGPELTLTNDHFRVPTELGNPWENQGRCVGTPPAGAQGGFAP, from the coding sequence ATGCGCCGCCTTGTTCGTCTCCCGCTGCTCGCGGCGGGCCTCCTGGCCACGGGACTGCTGTCCTGTACCGATTCGATGCTCGAGCCTCGGACCGAGCAGCAGTCCAACGTCGATGACCGGGTGATGCTCCAGGGGCGCATCTGCACGCGCCCGCCCAACCCCTCCGGCTTCCCCGTGAAGGTGGTGGTGGTCATCGACGAGTCGGGCAGCATGTGCATCTCCGACCCTCCGGGCGCGCAGCGCGACAGTGGCTTCTGCCAGCGCGCGGAGGTTCAGGCCATCATCCCGCCGGGTGTCACCGAGCCCGCGCGGGTGCGCGCGCTCAAGCGCCTGGTGTCGCAGTTCCGCGACGTGAACGCGCGGGGCGGCAACGTGCAGGTGTCCGTGGCCCCCTTCGAGACCAACGTGCGCAACGTCTGGCCTCCGGTGGCGACGGGCAACCGCTTCGCCCGTCCGGACACCAACATCGACAGCTACATCGACGGGTTGCAGAGCCAGCTGGGCAAGGGCACCGACTACCAGGGCGCCCTGTCCTACGCCTACAGCCTCATCGCCAGCGACATCAACGCCGTCTCCCTCTCCAACCCGGAGCTGCTGCCGCGCACCCGCTACGTGGTGGTGTTCCTCACCGACGGCACGCCGTATCCGCGCTGCTCCGCCAGCGACAACCTCAGCGTCTACGCCTCGCCGGACAGCCCGGACCTGACGTGGAGGGACTCGCTCACCGACTTCTGCAACGCCACGGACCCGGAGGACCAGATTGAAGGGTTCGAGGTGGGCACGGACCGCAACCAGAACTACCAGCTGTTCAGCTACGTGCGCCGGCTGATGGAGCTCAAGGAGCAGAACAACGTCGGCGACGTGCGGATGCACACGGTGCTGCTGTTCAACCAGGAGGCGGTGCGGGCCTGCGGCCCCATCTGCCAGGACATCTACGGCGTCTACCCGGGTGTCCCCCAGGCCGAGTACCCCGCGGCGGCGAAGAAGATTGCCTCGTGGCTGCTCAAGCGCTTCGCGGAGCTGGGCAACGGCGTGTACCAGGAGTTCAACGACACGCGCGAAATCTCCAACCTGGGGTTGGGCGCGCTGGACTACTCGTCCTTCGCGTCGCGCAACGTGATGAAGACGTTGATGGTGGAGTCGCTCAGCTCCATGCCGGGGCTGGAGTCGCGCGTGGTGGACAGCGACGGCGACGGCGTGCCGGATGACCAGGACAACTCGTTCGCGCTGAAGACGAACCCGTTCATCGCCGACAGCGACCGCGACTGTCTGGACGACGGCTTCGAGACGCGCCGCGCGGACCAGGGCTTCAAGGCGGACAACGACTTGGATGCGCGCGGGTGTGACCCGAACTCTCCGCTGACGCCGCGCTGCACGTGCCGCGACACGGACGGGGATGGCTTGTCGCAGTTCGCGGAAGCCTACCTGCGCACGCGGGAGACCATCGTCGACAGCGACGGTGACGGCATCCCCGATAGCATCGAGGCCCGCTGGGGGCTCAACCCGCTGGAGCCCACCGTGGCGGGGCTGGACACGGATGGCGACGGCCTGCCGGACGAGGTGGAGCTGCGCGCGGGCTCGGACCCGACGCGGCGCGACCGGGCCTTCTTCGAGAAGAACGGCTACCAGTACGAGACGCGCATCGCCGAGGTCCGGCCCAACGGCAGCATCTGCTACGACTACACCGTGTCGAACCTGCAGATGGTGACGCCGCCGGACCGGCCGGGCTCACCCAAGCAGGGCTTCAACCTCTTCCGGCTGTGGTTCGCGGAGGCTCCGGAGAGCGGCGTGGCCACGGACTACGGTGTGTGGCAGGCCGCCTGCGCGTGGGCCCAGTACGCGCCGCCCAGCGTGCGCATCCCGGTGGGGCCGGAGCTGACGCTGACGAATGACCACTTCCGGGTCCCCACGGAGCTGGGCAATCCCTGGGAGAATCAAGGCCGCTGCGTGGGAACGCCTCCGGCGGGCGCGCAGGGAGGGTTTGCTCCGTGA
- the mtsC gene encoding cell-cell cohesion MYXO-CTERM protein MtsC, whose translation MSLVRVAPLLMLGAFLVVNPGVAQAQNPTTNADNPECLGVACGRPQEEGGGGGCGCGGSVWVNYTDDGDTLAYTDDADGDGRADDRDNCPFAANRDQTDGDSDGVGNVCDNCPALSNSTQRDADGDGKGDDCDEDKDNDTILNEQDNCPLIPNRDQSDLDRDGVGDVCDSDDDNDGVPDGTDNCPRVANPDQVMPTDGSQCRVDADGDNISDNGDNCPGIANTDQSDKDNDGMGDACDVDIDDDGILNDADNCREVKNRDQTDDDRDGVGDACDRLYCLVVDPTQPEKCLDPKAPFTVSAGGTAKLANAGDSLRPPLFANRNGAAMEYRWAVTKRPEGSNAVVENPQGAVTLSRDWQYTYVDGSVPHFVPDSEGTYELTVEARLAFADRVFPDQRVSTSTLVLTVGKGDGDGPNCSSVPAGFSITALGAALLGVLMRRRRREP comes from the coding sequence ATGTCACTCGTTCGAGTCGCTCCGCTGCTGATGCTCGGGGCATTCCTGGTCGTGAACCCTGGTGTCGCGCAGGCGCAGAACCCCACCACCAACGCGGACAACCCGGAGTGCCTGGGGGTCGCTTGTGGGCGTCCCCAGGAGGAGGGCGGTGGCGGTGGCTGTGGTTGTGGTGGTTCGGTCTGGGTGAACTACACCGACGACGGCGACACGCTGGCGTACACGGATGACGCGGACGGCGACGGCCGCGCGGACGACCGCGACAACTGCCCGTTCGCCGCCAACCGCGACCAGACGGACGGCGACAGCGATGGCGTGGGCAATGTCTGCGACAACTGCCCGGCGCTCTCCAACTCCACCCAGCGCGACGCGGACGGCGACGGCAAGGGCGACGACTGCGACGAGGACAAGGACAACGACACCATCCTCAACGAGCAGGACAACTGCCCGTTGATTCCCAACCGCGACCAGTCCGACCTGGACCGGGATGGCGTGGGTGATGTGTGTGACTCGGACGATGACAACGACGGCGTGCCGGACGGCACCGACAACTGCCCGCGCGTGGCCAACCCGGACCAGGTCATGCCCACCGACGGCAGCCAGTGCCGCGTGGACGCGGACGGCGACAACATCTCCGACAACGGCGACAACTGCCCGGGCATCGCGAACACCGACCAGTCCGACAAGGACAACGACGGGATGGGTGACGCGTGCGACGTGGACATCGACGATGACGGCATCCTCAACGACGCGGACAACTGCCGCGAGGTGAAGAACCGCGACCAGACGGACGATGACCGCGACGGTGTGGGTGACGCGTGCGACCGGCTCTACTGCCTCGTGGTGGACCCGACGCAGCCGGAGAAGTGCCTGGACCCGAAGGCGCCCTTCACGGTGAGCGCTGGTGGCACGGCGAAGCTGGCCAACGCGGGTGACTCGCTGCGTCCGCCGCTGTTCGCCAACCGCAACGGCGCGGCCATGGAGTACCGCTGGGCGGTGACCAAGCGTCCGGAGGGCTCCAACGCCGTGGTGGAGAATCCCCAGGGCGCGGTGACGCTCAGCCGTGACTGGCAGTACACGTACGTGGACGGCAGCGTGCCGCACTTCGTGCCGGATTCCGAGGGCACGTACGAGCTGACCGTGGAGGCCCGCCTGGCCTTCGCCGACCGCGTCTTCCCGGACCAGCGCGTCTCCACCTCCACCCTGGTGCTCACGGTGGGCAAGGGTGACGGCGATGGCCCCAACTGCTCTTCCGTGCCCGCCGGCTTCAGCATCACGGCGCTCGGCGCCGCCCTCCTGGGCGTGCTGATGCGCCGCCGTCGCCGCGAGCCGTAA
- a CDS encoding calcium-binding protein has protein sequence MAPLPRIAWPLLAVLVLSCSDAGLYSIDGRGANRGDRANFSGTVCVPTAGGEAFPTKVLFALQGGQGVEPEIVGYATDGLSTLTSRFSGPFVKFGLVAYHTVATGIVGGFSDAETLQAALPRFATYQETGPVSVRSSLRLAKTLLSGDMQTSCRGEVARTRYMVVVVIRSQDTSCANPAFNIGLDRACNALQDKVACSKCELTAVTGEIKALAQQFGAGEVVVQPIYVRGETADPATREHAAAIAHAGGTEPLETDGRGLSTALTSLKYAARTNTLKLKRFLAFNRNVVVRAGQVLVDSDGDGLPDVDEDVMGTDPLQLDTDQDGLMDGLEVRAGLDPLVPDVINGCNVSLDEDGDRLNTCEERLLGTNPCIGDTDGDTIPDLVEALSQTNPLVPEDLLDSDRDGLTNIAEVEAHGDPLSADLDFHRERAYGYDLVETAAAADGRACYATRVENITLGATRARPHPLIPGEVIPAGTNEVYLYVQAGRDNDPRGAGIGSLLIQPIQYDKEKGRTPSGILPLDPEAFILGK, from the coding sequence ATGGCCCCCCTTCCGCGCATCGCGTGGCCGCTGCTCGCGGTACTTGTCCTGTCCTGCTCCGACGCGGGGCTCTATTCCATTGATGGACGTGGAGCCAATCGAGGGGACCGGGCCAACTTCTCCGGCACCGTCTGTGTTCCCACCGCGGGGGGCGAGGCGTTTCCCACCAAGGTCCTCTTCGCGCTGCAGGGGGGCCAGGGCGTGGAGCCCGAAATCGTGGGCTACGCCACGGATGGCCTGTCCACGCTCACCAGCCGGTTCTCCGGCCCGTTCGTGAAGTTCGGCCTGGTGGCCTACCACACGGTGGCCACCGGCATCGTGGGTGGCTTCTCCGACGCGGAGACCCTCCAGGCGGCGCTGCCTCGCTTCGCCACGTATCAAGAGACGGGCCCCGTCAGCGTCCGCTCGTCGCTGCGGTTGGCCAAGACGCTGCTGTCCGGCGACATGCAGACCTCGTGTCGCGGAGAGGTGGCGCGCACGCGATACATGGTCGTCGTGGTCATCCGCAGCCAGGACACGAGCTGCGCCAACCCGGCCTTCAACATCGGCCTGGACCGGGCCTGCAACGCGCTTCAGGACAAGGTCGCGTGCAGCAAGTGCGAGCTCACCGCCGTCACCGGCGAAATCAAGGCGCTGGCGCAGCAATTCGGCGCGGGCGAGGTCGTCGTTCAGCCCATCTATGTCCGAGGTGAGACGGCGGACCCGGCCACGCGCGAGCACGCCGCCGCCATCGCCCACGCGGGTGGCACCGAGCCCCTGGAGACGGACGGACGCGGCCTGTCCACCGCGCTCACCAGCTTGAAGTACGCCGCCCGGACGAACACCCTCAAGCTCAAGCGCTTCCTCGCCTTCAACCGCAACGTGGTGGTGCGCGCCGGACAGGTGCTCGTCGACAGCGACGGTGACGGCCTGCCGGACGTGGACGAGGACGTGATGGGCACCGACCCCTTGCAGCTCGACACGGACCAGGACGGTTTGATGGACGGGCTGGAGGTCCGCGCCGGGTTGGACCCGCTGGTGCCGGATGTCATCAACGGCTGCAACGTCTCGCTCGACGAGGACGGCGACCGGCTCAACACCTGTGAAGAGCGCCTGCTGGGCACCAACCCCTGCATCGGCGACACCGACGGCGACACGATTCCGGACCTGGTGGAGGCGCTGTCCCAGACCAACCCGCTGGTGCCCGAGGACCTGCTCGACTCGGACCGGGACGGCCTCACCAACATCGCGGAGGTGGAGGCCCATGGAGATCCGCTGAGCGCGGACCTCGACTTCCATCGCGAGCGCGCCTACGGCTACGACCTGGTGGAGACCGCCGCCGCGGCGGATGGCCGCGCCTGCTATGCGACGCGCGTGGAGAACATCACGCTCGGCGCCACCCGCGCGCGCCCCCATCCGCTCATCCCCGGTGAGGTCATCCCCGCGGGCACCAACGAGGTGTACCTCTACGTCCAGGCGGGCCGAGACAACGACCCGCGTGGCGCGGGCATCGGCTCGCTGCTCATCCAGCCCATCCAGTACGACAAGGAGAAGGGCCGCACTCCCTCCGGCATCCTTCCGCTCGACCCCGAGGCCTTCATCCTCGGAAAGTGA
- a CDS encoding MtsA protein has protein sequence MGDALWLEAGRARDTDVTNAARRGALLAVGVVLWTAAGVVGYRMSTRGASRSQTPESQVTQADAGTAPRLDSVGPRLMSNETSQPLSIQGERLVTGLRLSLSSPLSLELPLTVVDSRHAFARLPAGLVLPEDSPQGVVEARLVSDRGEACEGSATLTLVNDAAFPDLTAMVASPDGRRLFVLSSPTDTVFSVEVGSGRVEVLPVGDGPSALATWKDARGQAFLGVVHRFVPELWVYALEAQGAGSPRKLPAPLGASGLEVDGARGVAFVAEQVRDTVRALQLEDGHERWSTAVDPNPRALARWKDVLAVGSLQTGQLELLRQEDGASGFTVVPGPGVAIVGGHTERFRAQVMGGKAPRALVASEKLGRLFMASLGPNVGPNPQRMEVSNNSGVAVVDPARGDYVRHRGFGAGVTEGLALDESRGLLYAADVGLGRVRVLDARALMSPDDAVARGVVLHEVVLPPLDDMPRIRPAEDFSIKGRAGEELHSGPRALVLSPNGNTLYVLNRFTRDIAVVDVREARKGKAVVTRRMPVVASRAQAKRRLGQVLYYADLGRTGITCDGCHVEGHTGGVFYEKTRPNRIYRSPTVLGSRDTPPYFTPASQHDLAETASFVGGRNRFHNPNPSPSEIEALSLYTSLLATPPNPYRRTDGAPLETVTLPDGHVGSPARGRELFERRGGCLSCHPTPLYTLDQDAGTRGQYLDVGTPVALPLRLEQQDLVVGAAPPSLVGAWDVWPLLTSATAGYGVKDGRLVVQTRFPLRAVLETAGPAHGDARAFTPQERDDVLAFLLTL, from the coding sequence ATGGGAGATGCTCTCTGGCTTGAAGCCGGAAGAGCGCGGGACACGGATGTGACAAACGCGGCGCGCAGAGGGGCATTGCTGGCGGTGGGCGTGGTGCTGTGGACCGCCGCGGGAGTCGTGGGCTATCGCATGAGCACGCGGGGCGCCTCCCGCTCTCAGACGCCCGAGTCGCAAGTGACACAGGCGGATGCGGGCACCGCGCCGAGGCTCGACTCGGTGGGCCCCCGGCTGATGAGCAATGAGACATCTCAGCCGCTGTCCATCCAGGGCGAGCGGCTGGTGACGGGGTTGCGTCTGTCACTGAGTTCCCCGCTGTCGCTGGAGCTGCCGCTGACGGTGGTGGACTCGCGCCATGCCTTCGCGCGGCTGCCCGCGGGGCTGGTGCTGCCGGAGGATTCGCCGCAGGGGGTGGTGGAGGCGCGGCTGGTGTCGGACAGGGGTGAGGCGTGTGAGGGGAGCGCTACCCTCACGCTGGTGAATGACGCGGCGTTCCCGGACCTGACGGCCATGGTGGCTTCCCCGGATGGCCGCAGGTTGTTCGTGCTCTCGTCTCCCACGGACACGGTGTTCTCGGTGGAGGTGGGGTCCGGGCGCGTGGAGGTGTTGCCGGTGGGAGATGGCCCGTCCGCGCTGGCCACGTGGAAGGACGCGCGCGGGCAGGCCTTCCTGGGCGTGGTGCATCGCTTCGTGCCGGAGCTGTGGGTCTACGCGCTGGAGGCGCAAGGGGCTGGCTCCCCGCGAAAGCTCCCCGCGCCGCTGGGCGCGTCCGGGCTGGAGGTGGATGGCGCGCGGGGCGTGGCCTTCGTCGCGGAGCAGGTGCGGGACACGGTGCGGGCCCTCCAACTCGAGGATGGACACGAGCGCTGGAGCACCGCCGTGGACCCCAACCCCCGCGCGCTCGCCCGGTGGAAGGATGTGCTCGCGGTGGGCAGCCTCCAGACGGGGCAACTGGAGCTCTTGCGGCAAGAGGACGGCGCGAGTGGTTTCACGGTGGTGCCGGGGCCGGGCGTGGCCATCGTGGGTGGGCACACGGAGCGCTTCCGCGCACAGGTGATGGGCGGCAAGGCGCCGCGCGCGCTCGTGGCCAGCGAGAAGCTGGGCCGGCTCTTCATGGCGAGCCTGGGCCCCAACGTGGGCCCCAACCCGCAGCGGATGGAGGTGAGCAACAACAGTGGCGTGGCCGTGGTGGACCCGGCGCGCGGCGACTACGTGCGGCACCGGGGCTTCGGCGCGGGTGTCACGGAGGGCCTGGCGCTGGATGAGTCGCGCGGGCTGCTCTACGCGGCGGACGTGGGACTGGGGCGGGTGAGGGTGCTCGACGCGCGGGCCTTGATGTCTCCCGATGACGCGGTGGCGCGCGGCGTGGTGCTGCACGAGGTGGTGTTGCCGCCGCTGGACGACATGCCGCGCATCCGCCCCGCGGAGGACTTCTCCATCAAGGGGCGTGCGGGCGAGGAGCTGCACTCCGGGCCGCGCGCGCTGGTGCTGTCCCCGAATGGGAACACGCTGTACGTGCTCAACCGCTTCACCCGCGACATCGCGGTGGTGGACGTGCGGGAGGCGCGCAAGGGCAAGGCGGTGGTGACGCGGCGGATGCCCGTGGTGGCCTCGCGCGCGCAGGCCAAGCGGCGGCTGGGACAGGTGCTCTACTACGCGGACCTGGGGCGCACGGGCATCACCTGTGATGGCTGCCACGTCGAGGGCCACACCGGCGGCGTCTTCTACGAGAAGACGCGGCCCAACCGCATCTACCGCTCCCCGACGGTGCTGGGCAGCCGCGACACGCCGCCGTACTTCACCCCGGCCAGCCAGCACGACCTCGCGGAGACCGCGAGCTTCGTGGGCGGACGCAATCGCTTTCACAACCCGAACCCGTCCCCCTCTGAAATCGAGGCGCTCTCCCTCTACACGTCGCTCCTGGCGACACCGCCCAATCCCTACCGGCGCACGGATGGCGCGCCCCTGGAGACGGTGACGCTCCCGGACGGGCACGTGGGCTCTCCCGCGCGCGGACGCGAGCTGTTCGAGCGTCGCGGTGGCTGTCTCTCGTGCCATCCCACGCCGCTCTACACGCTGGACCAGGATGCCGGGACGCGGGGGCAGTACCTGGACGTGGGGACTCCCGTGGCGCTGCCGCTGCGGCTGGAGCAGCAGGACCTGGTGGTGGGCGCGGCGCCTCCCTCCCTCGTGGGTGCGTGGGATGTGTGGCCGCTGCTCACGAGCGCCACCGCGGGCTACGGCGTGAAGGATGGGCGGCTGGTGGTGCAGACGCGCTTCCCGTTGAGGGCCGTGCTGGAGACAGCGGGGCCCGCGCACGGTGATGCGCGCGCCTTCACTCCTCAGGAGCGTGACGATGTGCTCGCCTTCCTGCTCACATTGTGA
- a CDS encoding AgmX/PglI C-terminal domain-containing protein translates to MSGQPSVLQVVILRDGLLVGTEVFVPGTYALGSDPSSDLRLDDPSVEPRHALLYFQNGRAAIQDAGTATGLFVNGHRVTACEIRSVDEVLCGPFVLKTRVLAQRPQETKPQPPPEVAALFSAPQPTPPQPAPQPSAQVRQLRPATAPAQPLATTVPAVRAVPQPPAHPAHAATQAIYPQQSAAAPAVVPMPAPPSPPAAPVHMAAVPTPQPLQAPVPAGTVPSVRRRTTQEPPPAAAPDTGMLLAEDLLADVALEPLPAPQGPLLREPQVTASRPTHAPRMGKGKGPSQLYLELYWGTIRRDARRFSPDKKKPVQASLDLPEAMPLWGFALPEGDAPFTLAESLNGAFRLFVPPGTEVEKSGNDGRFAPVTGAALESDGSRRFITLRDGVGARLTQGQMSLVAYSAPLPERVFVNPLKGLPWLALSCFVLFASGLAAFILMKPPTPETADFTQKNLPPVALRLIAPEPKKKEEAKKKLEAIKEKAPPKKEEKKVAEKAPPKPVEKTPPPPTPAKAVAAAPPENKALKALAKLSAAGPATNDLLAAVDKLGSGPGSKNVKTSNYKLSGLIGKAPIANAGLGTFGLGGGGKGGGATLGAELLRGKGGGGIGALGAGSVGKGKVGATVTRATARSISSTQGTVDREAVARVINSHLNEVHGCYERALLKDPGLAGKVVLEWTIGTNGSVAAAKTKSSTLRNASVEACILSNLKTWTFPAPKGGVVIITYPFLFNSVGY, encoded by the coding sequence TTGAGCGGCCAGCCCAGCGTCCTGCAAGTCGTCATCCTCCGCGACGGACTCCTCGTTGGGACGGAAGTGTTCGTCCCCGGCACGTACGCCCTGGGTTCAGACCCGTCCTCGGACCTGCGTCTGGATGACCCCTCCGTGGAGCCGCGCCACGCGCTGCTCTACTTCCAGAACGGCCGCGCCGCCATCCAGGACGCGGGCACCGCCACCGGCTTGTTCGTCAACGGCCACCGCGTCACCGCGTGCGAGATCCGCTCCGTCGACGAAGTGCTGTGCGGCCCCTTCGTCCTGAAGACACGCGTGCTCGCGCAGCGGCCACAAGAAACCAAGCCGCAGCCGCCGCCCGAGGTCGCCGCGCTGTTCAGCGCGCCGCAGCCCACGCCTCCCCAGCCCGCGCCCCAGCCTTCCGCGCAGGTGCGCCAGCTGCGCCCCGCCACGGCTCCGGCCCAGCCGCTGGCCACCACGGTGCCCGCCGTGCGCGCCGTGCCGCAGCCTCCGGCGCATCCCGCCCACGCGGCCACGCAGGCCATCTATCCGCAGCAGTCCGCCGCCGCGCCCGCCGTGGTCCCCATGCCGGCGCCGCCCTCGCCTCCCGCCGCGCCCGTGCACATGGCCGCGGTGCCCACGCCGCAGCCACTCCAGGCCCCCGTGCCCGCGGGCACCGTGCCGTCCGTCCGCCGCCGCACGACGCAGGAGCCGCCCCCCGCCGCCGCGCCCGACACCGGCATGTTGCTGGCCGAGGACCTGCTCGCGGACGTGGCGTTGGAGCCGCTGCCCGCGCCGCAGGGACCGCTGCTGCGCGAGCCGCAGGTCACCGCGTCGCGCCCCACGCACGCCCCGCGCATGGGCAAGGGCAAGGGCCCCTCGCAGCTCTACCTGGAGCTCTACTGGGGCACCATCCGCCGCGACGCGCGCCGCTTCAGTCCCGACAAGAAGAAGCCCGTACAGGCCTCGTTGGACCTGCCGGAGGCCATGCCCCTGTGGGGCTTCGCGCTGCCGGAAGGTGACGCGCCGTTCACCTTGGCGGAGTCGCTCAACGGCGCCTTCCGCCTCTTCGTTCCTCCCGGCACGGAGGTGGAGAAGAGCGGCAACGACGGACGCTTCGCGCCCGTCACCGGCGCGGCGCTGGAGTCCGACGGCAGCCGCCGCTTCATCACGCTGCGCGACGGCGTGGGCGCGCGGCTGACGCAGGGACAGATGTCGCTGGTGGCGTACTCGGCGCCCCTCCCCGAGCGCGTGTTCGTCAACCCGCTCAAGGGCCTGCCGTGGCTCGCCCTGTCGTGCTTCGTGCTCTTCGCGTCGGGGCTGGCCGCCTTCATCCTGATGAAGCCGCCCACGCCGGAGACGGCGGACTTCACGCAGAAGAACCTGCCGCCCGTCGCGCTGCGCCTCATCGCGCCCGAGCCCAAGAAGAAGGAAGAGGCCAAGAAGAAGCTGGAGGCCATCAAGGAGAAGGCGCCTCCGAAGAAGGAGGAGAAGAAGGTCGCGGAGAAGGCGCCTCCCAAGCCCGTGGAGAAGACGCCGCCGCCTCCCACGCCCGCGAAGGCCGTGGCCGCGGCGCCTCCGGAGAACAAGGCGCTCAAGGCGCTGGCCAAGCTGTCGGCCGCGGGCCCCGCCACCAACGACCTGCTGGCCGCGGTGGACAAGCTGGGCAGTGGCCCCGGCAGCAAGAACGTGAAGACCTCCAACTACAAGCTGTCCGGCCTCATCGGGAAGGCGCCCATCGCCAACGCGGGCCTGGGCACGTTCGGCCTGGGCGGCGGCGGCAAGGGCGGCGGCGCGACGCTGGGCGCGGAGCTCTTGCGCGGCAAGGGCGGCGGCGGAATCGGCGCGCTGGGCGCGGGCTCCGTCGGCAAGGGCAAGGTCGGAGCGACCGTCACGCGCGCCACCGCCCGCAGCATCTCCTCCACCCAAGGCACCGTGGACCGCGAGGCCGTGGCGCGGGTCATCAACAGCCACCTGAATGAAGTGCACGGCTGCTACGAGCGCGCGCTGCTCAAGGACCCGGGGCTCGCCGGCAAGGTGGTGCTGGAGTGGACCATTGGCACCAACGGCAGCGTGGCGGCCGCGAAGACGAAGTCCTCCACGCTGCGCAATGCCTCCGTCGAAGCGTGCATCCTCTCCAATCTGAAGACCTGGACCTTCCCCGCCCCCAAGGGCGGCGTGGTCATCATCACCTACCCGTTCCTCTTCAACTCCGTCGGTTACTGA
- a CDS encoding outer membrane beta-barrel domain-containing protein, translated as MRYALLILLFLVPGLARAQAEALENPGAVSAIQERLYRMHHELYLGVGVLPADAFYKGLTGSVSYTYHFSDTFAWQVGRGTYSYNIQTSLRRQLERDFDVAPTASAFEDQVQWMVGSDLVWSPLYGKTAVLNSSVVHFEASLLAGGTVVKIDRQDGFRPAVNLGVGIRMFSGKTLSFRLDVSNNVVFAGASRIINVPVVQLGTAFNFGATE; from the coding sequence GTGCGATACGCCCTGCTCATCCTCTTGTTCCTGGTGCCCGGCCTTGCCCGCGCCCAGGCCGAGGCGCTCGAGAATCCCGGCGCCGTCTCCGCCATCCAGGAGCGGCTCTACCGGATGCACCACGAGCTCTACCTCGGGGTCGGCGTGCTCCCCGCCGACGCCTTCTACAAGGGCCTCACCGGAAGCGTCTCGTACACGTACCACTTCAGCGACACCTTCGCGTGGCAGGTGGGCCGAGGCACCTACAGCTACAACATCCAGACGTCGCTGCGCCGCCAGCTCGAGCGCGACTTCGACGTGGCCCCCACCGCCTCCGCGTTCGAGGACCAGGTGCAGTGGATGGTGGGCTCGGACCTGGTCTGGAGCCCGCTCTACGGCAAGACGGCGGTGCTCAACAGCTCCGTGGTCCACTTCGAGGCGTCCCTGCTCGCCGGCGGCACCGTGGTGAAGATTGACCGGCAGGATGGCTTCCGCCCCGCGGTGAACCTGGGCGTGGGCATCCGCATGTTCTCCGGCAAGACGCTGTCGTTCCGGCTCGACGTGTCGAACAACGTCGTGTTCGCCGGGGCCTCGCGCATCATCAACGTCCCCGTGGTCCAGCTCGGAACCGCGTTCAACTTCGGCGCCACGGAATGA